A stretch of the Cucurbita pepo subsp. pepo cultivar mu-cu-16 chromosome LG16, ASM280686v2, whole genome shotgun sequence genome encodes the following:
- the LOC111777080 gene encoding probable pectinesterase 48, whose protein sequence is MKYALTTLVILLAAFAPISCATTEVPAEKWRLEAWFSEHVKPLAARKADLDPALVAAEESSTVVKVRADGSGDFKTITKAIASVPVGNTKRVVIWIGGGVYKEKVRIDRNKPFITLYGSPNNMPNLTFDGDATKYGTIYSPTLIVEADYFVAANLVIENSSPRPEGIKGGQALAARMRGNKAAIYNCKFIGFQDTLCDDDGLHFYKDCFVQGTVDFIFGKGTSLHLNTQMNVVGIGGLGVVAAHSREKEDDPSGYVFAHCSITGTGGKNTYLGRSWRPWSRVVFAYTSIADILHPEGWDDMNNPAYDHTVFYGEYKCSGLGAVSTGRAKFGKQLTKAQVKPFINLDFVHAHKWLLPPPKL, encoded by the exons atGAAATATGCTCTCACGACATTGGTGATCTTACTAGCAGCTTTTGCACCCATCTCCTGTGCTACAACAGAGGTTCCTGCAGAAAAGTGGCGATTAGAAGCTTGGTTTTCGGAACATGTGAAGCCCTTAGCGGCGCGCAAGGCGGATCTTGATCCAGCCCTTGTGGCAGCTGAAGAAAGCTCCACCGTCGTGAAAGTAAGGGCCGACGGAAGTGGAGATTTCAAGACTATCACCAAAGCCATTGCCAGCGTTCCTGTTGGTAACACCAAGCGCGTCGTGATTTGGATTGGAGGAGGGGTTTATAAAGAGAAGGTTAGGATCGATAGGAATAAGCCATTTATTACCCTTTATGGCTCTCCTAACAATATGCCAAACTTGACATTTGATGGAGACGCTACAAAATACGGCACCATTTACAGCCCAACTTTGATAGTTGAGGCTGATTATTTCGTTGCTGCAAATCTGGTGATTGAg AATTCATCTCCAAGGCCGGAAGGGATAAAAGGAGGTCAGGCATTAGCGGCAAGAATGAGAGGTAATAAAGCTGCAATTTACAATTGCAAGTTCATAGGATTTCAAGACACCCTGTGCGACGATGACGGGTTGCATTTTTACAAAGATTGCTTCGTCCAGGGCACAGTGGACTTCATCTTCGGGAAGGGAACGTCCCTTCATTTGAACACTCAGATGAACGTGGTGGGAATCGGGGGATTGGGAGTGGTGGCAGCGCATTCaagggaaaaggaagatgaCCCGAGTGGGTATGTGTTCGCGCATTGCAGCATCACAGGAACAGGGGGGAAAAACACTTATCTGGGAAGATCATGGAGGCCATGGTCTAGAGTTGTGTTCGCCTACACCAGCATTGCGGACATCCTTCATCCTGAAGGCTGGGACGACATGAACAACCCCGCTTATGACCATACGGTTTTCTACGGAGAATACAAGTGTTCGGGGCTGGGAGCGGTATCCACCGGCCGTGCCAAATTCGGGAAGCAGCTCACTAAAGCACAAGTGAAACCCTTCATCAACCTTGATTTCGTGCACGCCCACAAGTGGTTGCTTCCTCCTCCCAAACTATAG
- the LOC111777269 gene encoding pectinesterase PPME1-like codes for MEYCINAVALTRLVIFLAAFAAIFGATPPVSEEPNCGAASPASAEGTCSATPASAEGPSAATSPDPPAGATSASPSSEVPAEKSQLEAWFSGHVKPLADRKAELDPALVAAEENATVVKVRADGSGDFKTVTEAIASVPAGNTHRVVIWIGEGVYKEKLTIERNKPFITLYGSPKNMPKLTFDGDSKKYGTVYSGTLTMEADYFVAANLVIENTSPRPDARKGGPALAARIRGNKAAIYNCKFIGFQDTLCDDDGMHVYKDSFIEGTVDFIFGKATSLYLNSQLNVVGEGGLGVIAAHSREKEDDPSGYVFAHCSVTGTGGPNTYLARSWRPWSRVVFAYTTIADVLHPEGWDDMNHPDFDKTVFFGEYKSSGPGAETSSRIKFSKQLSDAEVKPFLSLDYVQAQKWLLPPPKL; via the exons atGGAATATTGCATTAATGCCGTCGCTCTCACCAGATTGGTGATCTTCCTAGCCGCTTTTGCAGCCATCTTCGGTGCTACACCACCGGTTTCCGAAGAACCCAACTGCGGTGCTGCATCACCGGCTTCCGCAGAAGGCACCTGCTCTGCTACACCGGCTTCCGCAGAAGGCCCCTCCGCTGCTACTTCACCGGATCCCCCCGCAGGCGCCACCTCCGCCTCTCCTTCATCAGAGGTTCCTGCAGAGAAATCCCAGTTAGAAGCTTGGTTTTCCGGACATGTGAAGCCCTTAGCCGACCGCAAGGCCGAGCTTGATCCAGCCCTTGTGGCCGCTGAAGAAAACGCCACCGTGGTCAAAGTAAGGGCCGACGGAAGTGGAGATTTCAAGACTGTCACCGAAGCCATCGCCAGCGTTCCAGCCGGTAACACCCACCGCGTCGTGATTTGGATTGGAGAAGGAGTTTACAAGGAGAAGCTTACGATTGAGAGAAATAAGCCATTCATTACTCTTTACGGTTCCCCCAAGAATATGCCAAAATTGACATTTGATGGAGACTCCAAAAAATACGGCACCGTGTACAGTGGAACTTTGACCATGGAGGCTGATTATTTTGTTGCTGCCAATCTGGTGATCGAg AACACTTCTCCAAGACCGGATGCGAGAAAAGGAGGTCCGGCATTGGCGGCGAGAATCAGAGGGAATAAAGCCGCAATTTACAACTGCAAATTCATAGGGTTTCAAGACACCCTGTGCGACGACGATGGGATGCATGTGTACAAGGATAGCTTCATCGAAGGCACCGTGGACTTCATCTTCGGGAAGGCAACGTCCCTGTATTTGAACAGTCAGCTGAACGTGGTGGGAGAAGGGGGATTGGGAGTGATTGCAGCGCATtcaagagaaaaggaagacgACCCGAGTGGTTATGTGTTTGCGCATTGCAGCGTTACAGGCACTGGCGGGCCGAACACTTATTTGGCAAGATCCTGGAGGCCTTGGTCCAGAGTTGTGTTTGCCTACACCACCATTGCCGACGTCCTTCATCCTGAAGGCTGGGACGACATGAACCACCCTGATTTCGACAAGACGGTTTTCTTCGGAGAATATAAGAGTTCGGGGCCGGGAGCGGAGACGAGCAGCCGCATAAAATTCAGCAAACAGCTGAGTGATGCAGAAGTGAAACCGTTCCTCAGCCTTGATTACGTGCAGGCCCAAAAGTGGCTGCTTCCTCCTCCCAAGCTGTAG